The stretch of DNA AAATAGCCAGTACCCCCAAATTGAAAAGTATTGGGTAAGCCTGATTTCCACAGTTGACTTTAGTGCCTTTAAAAATACTGGCACAGTGTTTTCATATTCAAGAGGTACAGCTGTGAGATTTTATTaactaaaattatataaaatttttattaataaaaattccaaattataaaatagaGTTGCTatgttgtagattttttaaaaatctacttgcGATTCAACACTGGCACGTGGAACATCTTTCTTCTAAATATTCATACTTCAAACTAATTAATTTTGAAAGAGTAGGAGAATGTCTAaccatctttcttccttttctttttattttccactcCTTTCTCGTACCAGACCCCACAACCATCATACACTCCTCcctttataattttgataaaaaGTTTCCTAAAAGCTTAATGAAATGTAGCAAGCAGTAAGCTTTTAGGACACTGCACAACTTCTTTTGGATGTTTGCAAGCAAAATACTTAAAACTCCAAACTTCACTTTGTACGTTGTCAATCttccatcactttttaaaaacggTTTTCAGGTTACTTACATAAACtgaacatatatattttgttcaaaCTTTATGTTTTCACAGTTACCAAAGTGACTGCTCGCTGGGTTGGCCATCTTAAATAGCACAGCTGATCTGACTGGCTCCACTGAAATGCAATGCAATCCTCCaaacaatctcccaagactgattCTGACTTTCCAAAACACAAACACCAAtgctatattttgaaaatcatttaaaagagaaactaGGTCCATGATAATGGGAATTTCCCCCCTTGTTATTTAATAAAGAACATGCAGATAATTCATTGCATTTTTTCATTATTCCCCAGGCAGACACAGCTTCGATCTCTCTGCCTTTCACAGGCTAATGGTCAGATTTCCAGTAACTTCCTAGAACTCAATAATCAGaatggctttaaaataaaattaaaatttaagcacGTCAAGAGTTTGGAATTAAAACATATTAACTAGATCAATTTCAAAAAAGATTCTGTAttgtgaatataattttaataagcaTGTTATAAAGTGATAAGGAACACATCTTGCAGATctaattttgagatttttcattcAAATTTTGGATGAGAGAAGAGACTTTGCTTCAACTTGCTTTCCACGATGTCAAAAACAGTTGATTTAATCAAGTTCATACCATGTATTTGAACCAAAATTGGTTAAATTAGTTGTACTTTTCTATTTGCTGTGACATTATAAAAGACACTTTTCAACCCTTTCTTGACCAAAATAATTAATactgtttaataataaaataactaatacATATTGCTTCtgaataattatgtaatatatgtaCCCATATTGAACACTACTTGGTGACTTTTTAACCTATGAGATTTACTGAAGTCAGTACATTACAATCACACAACTTAAAGCTTAGCTAAGctggtaacttttttttctcatgattgaaATTCTGTACTTTGGCAACCAAGAGCAGTATGACTTCAACTTGGAATTTTTTAcaatttacactttaaaattcATGAAATCACTGAAACCCACTAAATCAACTGCTATTAATTTCTTTCCAAGCAAATAACTTTATGACTCATCCAGAAAAGTAACAGGAAGCCCATCAGTTGGCAAAAAGATAAATCCATCCATAGATATTAGAGCCTAACCAAGCTATTTTATTGAAAAGGTGAGAAGGGAATTTCTGGTCTTTACTTTTTCCCTTATCACCCCAAATCACATGTCTTACACTGAAATTATTTGCCTTTGCATATTCAACAGTATTTCCTGAAACTTTGCTTAATACGGTTTTCGATGGAGCAGACTTCAGCACACAGAACATCCATCTTGGATCCCACCCGACAAGGCATGGTTACTAATATGCCTCTTTATTAGGTAGTTCtgtatatatgcacatgtgtGTTTTAACTCCAAAGAATGCTCCCTCAAGAAATTATGATTACCAAcattcaatatatgtataaaaattctTTGGGTCCTTTAATTCTTTGACTCAAAATATCTCCTGGAGCTCCTACACAGCCCACTGCTCATGAGGTGCCATTCTGAGGACATGTGTACAAAGCACATCATCGGCGGGTCAGTTGGTTTATGCTCACTTTAGAGGCTAATTGAGAAAGTGGCACAGAGGagctaggaaaaagaaaagcaaaccttAATTTTACTCTCCATCCCCCAAGACTTGTGTACTTATAAAATTTCTGCTTGCCTCTGGCTTCTCACTGGCAGTCTTCCTCAGCTTGTAACTTCTGGACAGCACTGTCAAGGAGCTCCATGGACTCTCTAAGAGTGACATTGATTTTAAATGACTTGGGTTTAATGGTCAGGCCGTAATTAAAATCCATTTTCGAAGGCTCGTCTGGATTGGCCCTGAAATTGCACTCATGAGCTAGGATGGAGATGAAGAGAAACAGCTGCATCTTGGAAATCTCTTCCCCGATGCACCGCCGTCTGCCCACTGAAAAAATCATCACACTGCTGGCCAGGTCCTTACTGATGAAGCCATCCTTGTCCAAGAATCGGGCTGGATCAAAGTCTTCTGGGTTAGACCATTTCACTGGGTCATGATTCACGGACCACTGGTTAACAAAAACCACCGTGTCCTTGGGGATGTGGTAGCCCAAGACAGAAGCATTGGCCGTGGTGGCGTGAGGAATGGTGACGGGCACAAAGCTGGAGAAGCGCATGGCTTCATAAAGGAAGGCCATGACGTAGGGCAGGTGCGGTTGGTCGTCCAGGCAGGGCAGCCGGTCCCTACCCACCACTTGATCCAGTTCTGCCTGTACccgagcctgcacttccggatacctgtttggtttttaatgcagagagagaaaataagtcaGGAACACTAATTCTTCTTTCATCTAGAAAGCCcattacaatttattttaataccACTGTTCTTTAAACTGGCTATCTGAATCAGAAACTGAATTAAGatttccagcaaaaaaaaaatctaaaatggtTTCCTAATTTATCACTGCATTACAGGATGGAGTTTGTTATATTTCCTGTAATAAGTCTCCCATGGCTCAAGCTCTCTTTCCCACCATAAGTCAAAAAAAGGTCTAAGTTTTCTCAGCCTGAAAAAGCACAACAATGGATAAGGTCGACTTCTCCATGGGGCACAGCAGGGACAGTGCCTACGACCCACAGCACTTTTGAGGGACTCATGAAAATTCATTTcttatcagaagaaaataaacttttaggtCAACGAGAATGtttcaatatataattttaatatattaatttttataccaATGTAGTcataacatttaattaaaaaattttttattgagtaaGGTGTCTACAAAGGCAAAAGCACCGGGgtccacaaaaattaaaatgtaacccTCAAAGTGAgttcttcttttctcctcatcTCCCTAGACAATTCCAGCAGACACACTGTTCTCATTTTATACAAAGATAATTGGTATCCCGAGAGATAAAGCTGCATATCttctaaatttaaaagcaaatccCCAGTGTTCACGAGATTACGGTACAGATTGTAATACTTATTCACTGTTGCCAATAAAACTAGTACAATCCTTTCGGAAAACAAAGCAAGATCTATAAGGGTAACTCCTCCCCACCCTTTTAAAACCCAGTGATCTAGAAATGTATTTTCAGGAAATAACTTAGCAGGTGcaaaaacataaccacaatagctgaaattttaaaaatgcaatcaaCATTAAAACACAAGAAATGATTGTACATAACAATCCGTTACTATGGCAAAATGTTATGTAGccataaaaaattactaaaatcaagTTTAAAAGACAGGGAAATGTCCACTACAGTGAGTGGAAATGTCAGAAGTcaaaacatttgtaaataattcttgcgaatctgaaaaaagaattaagCACACATGTGGTGAAATTATGGGTGATTTAAAAAATCGCTTCTTTAGCTTCATACTTCAGGGGTCTGCAAACTTTTtcataaagggccagatagtatatattttaggATTTGTGGATCAAACCCTCTGCCTCCCAGCTATCCAACTCTGCCTTCTGCTGTAGTGTGAAAGCGGCCATAGACCATACAAGAATGAATGGGCATAGCTGTATTTCCATAAGACTTACATACAAAAACAGGTAATGtaatttgccaacccctgtcgtattttttcactaaaaagaagaaaaaaggactcATTAGCTATACCGAATTGAAAGTGATCCCaaaattgttttacttctttttgctGCCCAATTGGGGTACCCGGAGAACGATTTACAATTCGGTTTctagtgaaaaaaagaaaggctgttTCAAAAGATAACATGCTTATCTGAGGATGCAAAGGACTTATTGATCCCATTCTTGAattgtcttcttcctgacctGTTATTATTGACTTCTCTTTTTCgatttctgcccctcccccatatGTGTTTCCATGATATTAATACtgaaaagtgattttaaatataaccaaaaaaaagaaagaaagaagaaggattTGTGAAAAGCAGTTGTACAGTACATAAGGAAATATAGGATTCTAATGCAGTGGATTCTAACAACAAAAGAAGTTGTTTTTACCTTCCAGTTTCTAGGGGGCCAGCAAATTCAGCTTCTCCTAGCGCTTACCTGTGCGCCAAGAAATTGCACAACCAGGATTTCTGGTGTCTCGAGGCAATCAAGAGTTGCCTTGACTGAGACATTTACCCCTGGGGtaaggttgccagataaaatacaggctGCCCAGTTAGacgtgaatttcagataaacagcggCTAATCTTTTAATATAACTATGTcctatgtaaattttattttttatttgctcaaTCTGGGGATACCGGGGACCTGTTTAATTCGTGCGTGTACAAATTTAGCAGAGGTCCGCGACTGGGGTCCAACTAACCGAGCCGAGCCCAAGGATCCTAGAGGGCTGCAGGTGCCTCCCGGATACCCAGTTTGCCTTTCTAGATGCCGCTCTGCGCTCGGTACAGTTACTGCTTCTCCCATTCTTTACACTGACACTTCTAGCGCGGCGGATTTAGAAACCCAGCACAATCCGCTGGTTTCTGGCCGCTTTCCCAAAGTTTCGGATTAGCAGTCCGTGAGGCCCGACCGCCAATCGCTACCTTTGCCGGTGTACAAAGCCCTGACGAGCGGTTGGCTTTTGGCTCCAGGGCCGGGCGGCTTCCGATCCGCACTGAAGACTGGCCGAGCCGATTAGGCTGCTgtgtttatttaactttttttttttttttttactgtgctgCCCTTTCCTTCGGAACCGTTCCAAATTTGCTTCTCCTGTGCCAGTGCGGGAGATCGGGGATGATCAGCGGGCACTGAAAAACAAATCTTGCTTTTCCAAGGGGTTTCACACAAATTTGCCCCCCCCCCTCGGAGCGGGTAGCGACAAGATCAGAGATGCGGAGCCATCCGGGCGCCGCTGGGTGGGGCGGGCGTGCGCGCCCATCTCGGCCAGCATCGCGCCTTCCTGAGTCGCGCTTTCCGGACGCGGTCTCAGATTTGGGAGGTTGGGACCTGGAGCGAAACCCCAAACCCTCCCTGCGCGCTAGTCGCGACCTCAGCATATTCTAATTCCATTCTGCCTTTtacagaggaggggaggaaggccaTCCCAAGCTTCCTGGAGGCTTTACCTGGTGAAGAAGACGAGCAGCCACTGCAGCGCGGTGGAGAGAGTATCCTGGCTGGCGCCGAAGATGTCTGTGACGGTGGCCGGCACGTACTCTTCGTCCAGCCGCGCGCCGCCGTCGCCAAAGCCCGCGGCGGCTTCCTTTCCTGCCGAGAGCATGAAGGCGTCCATCATGTCGCGGGGAGCGGCCCCGGGCCGAAGGCTTTCACGGTGCCTCAGGAACTTGTCTAGGACGAAGCTGCTGAAGTTGCGATTGAGCGTCTCGAATTCACGGAAAGCAGTGCGCACAGGGTTGGGGAAGCGCTGCAGCCAGGGCAGCACGTCCACCAGGCTGCCCGCGCCCACCGTGCGCCCGAACTCCTCGTTGTGGCTGAGCAGCTCTCGGAACTCGGCGTCGTCGTGGCTGTAGCGGCAGCCGAAGCACACGGCGCTCATGACGTTGGCCACGGCCACCACGGTCAACGGCCGCGGGTCGAGAAAGGCGCCGCCCGCGCTGCCGCGCACCAGCAGTTCCACCAACTCCCGCGCCTCGCCCAGCACGTGGCCCTCGAGCACCCGGCGGCCGCGCGGCTGGCGCGTGGAGAAGGCTCGCATCGTGCTGTGCGCCGCGCGCCGCTGCGCCTTCCAGCTCTCCGAATACTGGCCGAAAGCCAGGCTGCGGCCACCAGACACCACGCGGAAAGAGGCGAAGGGCGGCCGGTCGGCGAACGCTGCGCCCTGCTGCACCAGGGCCTGGCGGATGGCGCGCTCGCCGTTCAGCACCACCACCGGGCAGCTGCCCAGGCGGATCTGGAAGACGTCGCCGTAGCGCCGCGCCAGGCGTGCGAACGAGACGTGAGGCGCCGGGCCCATTGACGCCGCATTTCCGATCAGCGGCCAAGCGAAGGGACCCGGGGGCGCGGACCCcggctgccgccgccgctgcctcAACAGCCACTGGCCCACGTGCACCGCGGCCAGTACCGAGAGCAGCAACAGGAGCATGGTCTGCTGGGCCGACAGAGGGATAGGCGGCAGATGATCGTCCGGGCCGAGGCTGGTGGCCATGCTGGGGAGAGAAGGGCGAAGGCGTGACACTCAGGTAGGCAGAGAAAGGGGCGGGCGCCCTACGCCCCTACCCCCGGCCTCGGGCTACCATGCACTGTTGGGTAGGGAGGGGGTCGTGCGTAGGTCAGGTCAGGGCTAGCTCACTGGAGACGCCGCTGAAGACGCCTCTTGCCATCCCAAACCCATTCCCCAAAAGCGAAGGGAAGGGTCGTGTTTCTACCTCTCTGTGACCCAGACTCCCCCCGACCCCGCCCCAGCCGCGTAACGGTTCCTGCAATTCAAGGCCTTGATGCCTTTTCTCTCGGGGAAGGACGCTCAAGCCAGCGAGAGGGAAGGGAGGTCGTACGCTCGGGGCGTGGAGGCGCTCCCACCGAGAGCGTAGGGAGGTGCTTAGGCTGTGTCCCGGGAAAACTGTGCGGCCTCGATCTGGGGTGACTGCGAGGAAGAGTGCATCAAGGCTGTGGCGCTCAGTTCCCTCTAAGTCCCTACCATCCCGGCCCCTGCGCCCCCCGTTACCCCTGATCTGCGAGAACCCATCACAAGAGGCCGCAGGAAGGCGGCTCCTGTGACAGACTGACCTGCAAGGCGGCGCGGTTTCCAGCAGCGCCAGACGGCCGGCTCCGAGGACGGATTGGGGCCTTTGTGGGATTCAAGACCGCAACCTAAGTGTCTCCAGGAGGTCGGAGGCCCGCCCTAGACACCTGTTGCCAGGTTTGGGAACTTTAGCGCCCACTCTGGAGTCTCTAGGCGTCGTCAGAGCCAGAGGCGCTTGGATTGGGATGGGGGCGGAGAAAGGTGTCTTCTTTGCAGAGCCCCGCTGCACCTGGGCCTCGGCAGTCAGGGTTTTCTCAGGGCGTGGGGATTGAGACTGCGGGTCGATGAACAGTCAATTCCCAGCCCCCACGCCCCCCGCACGGCTCTGACAGCTGGCGTCGCACAGGCGTGGCCCGTTTGCACAGTCACTCGGGAGAGTCAAAACGCGCCATCccgcttctctcttttttaaggtCTGTGTTGGGGAGGAGGCAGCGGGACCTGACGGGGGCGGGGcttgcggggggcggggcgcgCCGGGACAGTCCAAGCCTCTCGGACTACAGTTTGGGTCGCCGTGCGCGCGGGTAGTCACGCGAGGCGGCCCCGGAGCGCCCCGACGGCCTTGGCGCAGTAGCTGGCGGCTTTCCTGGAAGCAGCGGTGTGAACTTTTCGTTTGCCCAAAAACCACTTTTCCTCGCAGTCACCCCAGATGGAGGCCGCACAGTT from Phocoena sinus isolate mPhoSin1 chromosome 13, mPhoSin1.pri, whole genome shotgun sequence encodes:
- the LOC116764271 gene encoding cytochrome P450 1B1 isoform X1; this translates as MATSLGPDDHLPPIPLSAQQTMLLLLLSVLAAVHVGQWLLRQRRRQPGSAPPGPFAWPLIGNAASMGPAPHVSFARLARRYGDVFQIRLGSCPVVVLNGERAIRQALVQQGAAFADRPPFASFRVVSGGRSLAFGQYSESWKAQRRAAHSTMRAFSTRQPRGRRVLEGHVLGEARELVELLVRGSAGGAFLDPRPLTVVAVANVMSAVCFGCRYSHDDAEFRELLSHNEEFGRTVGAGSLVDVLPWLQRFPNPVRTAFREFETLNRNFSSFVLDKFLRHRESLRPGAAPRDMMDAFMLSAGKEAAAGFGDGGARLDEEYVPATVTDIFGASQDTLSTALQWLLVFFTRYPEVQARVQAELDQVVGRDRLPCLDDQPHLPYVMAFLYEAMRFSSFVPVTIPHATTANASVLGYHIPKDTVVFVNQWSVNHDPVKWSNPEDFDPARFLDKDGFISKDLASSVMIFSVGRRRCIGEEISKMQLFLFISILAHECNFRANPDEPSKMDFNYGLTIKPKSFKINVTLRESMELLDSAVQKLQAEEDCQ
- the LOC116764271 gene encoding cytochrome P450 1B1 isoform X2, producing the protein MATSLGPDDHLPPIPLSAQQTMLLLLLSVLAAVHVGQWLLRQRRRQPGSAPPGPFAWPLIGNAASMGPAPHVSFARLARRYGDVFQIRLGSCPVVVLNGERAIRQALVQQGAAFADRPPFASFRVVSGGRSLAFGQYSESWKAQRRAAHSTMRAFSTRQPRGRRVLEGHVLGEARELVELLVRGSAGGAFLDPRPLTVVAVANVMSAVCFGCRYSHDDAEFRELLSHNEEFGRTVGAGSLVDVLPWLQRFPNPVRTAFREFETLNRNFSSFVLDKFLRHRESLRPGAAPRDMMDAFMLSAGKEAAAGFGDGGARLDEEYVPATVTDIFGASQDTLSTALQWLLVFFTSAR